In Phragmites australis chromosome 16, lpPhrAust1.1, whole genome shotgun sequence, one DNA window encodes the following:
- the LOC133896458 gene encoding expansin-A25-like, with amino-acid sequence MDTSASSSQVAAAAVAVAMALLVPILSAAAGGDGWEDAHATFYGDETGGETMQGACGYGDLFQQGYGLETTALSVALFNEGWSCGGCYELLCHDSTYCAPGGATVRVTATNLCPANYSKPNENWCNPPLRHFDLSKPMFLRLVTDFRAGIIPVTYRRVPCAKRGGIRFEMKGNQWWVGVLVFNVAGAGDVKAMAVKGSQDGQWADMSRNWGQIWNGDKRHVGQGLSFRVVASDGRALVLDDVVPPAWAFGQSFEASGQF; translated from the exons ATGGACACGAGCGCGTCGTCGTCTCAAGTTGCCGCAGCCGCCGTCGCAGTAGCGATGGCGCTGCTGGTGCCGATCCTGTCGGCcgcggccggcggcgacggctgGGAGGACGCGCACGCCACGTTCTACGGCGACGAGACCGGAGGCGAGACCATGC AGGGCGCGTGCGGGTACGGTGACCTGTTCCAGCAAGGGTACGGGCTGGAGACGACGGCGCTGAGCGTGGCGCTCTTCAACGAGGGCTGGTCCTGCGGCGGGTGCTACGAGCTGCTGTGCCACGACAGCACGTACTGCGCGCCCGGCGGCGCGACGGTGAGGGTGACGGCGACGAACCTGTGCCCGGCAAACTACTCCAAGCCGAACGAGAACTGGTGCAACCCGCCGCTGCGGCACTTCGACCTGTCCAAGCCCATGTTCCTCCGCCTCGTCACCGACTTCCGCGCCGGCATCATCCCCGTGACCTACCGCCGCGTGCCATGCGCCAAGCGCGGCGGCATCCGGTTCGAGATGAAGGGGAACCAGTGGTGGGTCGGCGTGCTCGTCTTCAACGTCGCCGGCGCGGGGGACGTGAAGGCAATGGCCGTGAAGGGGTCCCAGGACGGGCAGTGGGCGGACATGTCGCGCAACTGGGGACAGATCTGGAACGGAGACAAACGGCACGTCGGGCAGGGGCTCTCGTTCCGCGTCGTCGCCAGCGACGGCCGCGCCTTGGTGCTGGACGACGTCGTGCCGCCGGCGTGGGCGTTCGGCCAGAGCTTCGAGGCCAGCGGGCagttctga